CTGAAATACGCCAGTACATTTTATCAGAAATAGAAGAATTTCAACCCGTACAGTTAACTTCTGGAGAAGAGAATATACTGTATCATTTTGTGCAACTTGATATCACAGAAGGAATTTTGTTGTGTCCACCAGAAACTCGAAATCCATCCCGTACTTACTCATtcatcataaataaatttagaaaaagttgTCTAAGGATCCATTCGTTGTTTCAAAATACATTAAAGTTCAAGGTAAGTGTTTAGAACGAACTTTTAATACCAATTTGATGTGTATTTTTTTAGACTATTCCTGTTCAAGATATAGCAAAATCTGTCATGAATAAAAGTTTGATAGCTATAAGAGAACATGGTATATTGTTTGAATGTCCGTTTCTTGATGAACaggacaaaaaaaataaaattaggtaCTGGGTGTTAGggtaagtaaatatttttatagaaactcctgataaattatatataaaactgttttattcagttttatcTGCAAAATTTTCTGCTTTAGCTTTTCCTAGGAAGTCAATCAGCTCATAGATCTGAGTCTTGCAAATGACTTTCCTGTTCCTAATACTGAGGACTACAAATTCATTAAACCATCACAGAACATAGAATGTGTTTTTCAGTTTCTTATTCTGATCAGTAGGATTTCTCTGTAAACACCATTAATTCTAGGTGCTGATTAAGCTTGCAGTACCCTATGATTAGTTAGACTGTTTCTCAGTATATTTATCTAGAGCAatccatatattttttgaatgacCCTGTAGTTATTAATTCTGCATTGCTATAAAAGAGTTTTGCTCTAACGAATGATGATGCAGCTTGTTTATTTTTAGGGTTTGCTAATAGCAGCTTCCTctctgaatataatttttttcaacctaTTTCCCGCTTTACTGTATGACCATCTTTTCAAGAAAACCTGCAGTTTATATCAGAGTTCGTTGAAGGATCCAACTAAtgcttaatattatttttgaaaatagaacaTTTTCTCAGTATCATCTGGAATCCAATCCTCATGACACTCCAGTAAATCCTCTTTTAGCCTGTTTGATTTATTACTATTAAGGCTATTGTATCTTAACATGTCTacagatgtttttttttctatttgtatattataatgaattttttaataattatattgttttttttttaggaGACTGTTCTATGTACCCCATCCGAAGGAATTGTATGTTTGTTATCGAGATGGAATCCCACAAAATTTAGTAGAAATTGCTTTTAAGTTAAATATGAGGACTGCTGCTTAGATTTTAACCTTAGCCTGtgaataaagttgaaattttttatatgattcagagaaattttacaaaaagttgttgaattgttaaaaatttacaaatgttTTATTCCATCCATTTTAAAATGCgtttatatgaatttattataccctttttttttaaatcttactttgtatttttataaatttagatgcgaaatgaaatatttattttctttaaatattttcagaaaatatatttctcaaaatatttttttaaccctTCACTTCCATTACTTGTTtgtattcaatttgaaaatattcaggGTTCCTATCCATCATGGAAAACTTATAATTTGCCCTGGAACCTTGATTCCTCCATCTAAATGTTGGGAATCGCAGTTTTTCTTatcgtaaaatattttgatatttttgtttttcaactttattaatATTCTAACATACATAAAAAGTGACCtaaataaaagttgttgaaATAGGGTTTGGAATCAATATATGACTATAAATAATAAGGTTCCAATTTAAACAAAAGTGACTTCTGGGCCACCCTCAATATCAAAACGTTAGTAGTAGCGCATTTATTTGTAAAGAATGCTAATAACAGTTTAGTGAAATGGTAATAATTTCAAGCTTAATTTTAATGAGATCCCTAGGAATAAAAAATCTGTACTGCTCAATTGAGTTACCGCTGATTTACAAAAGTAGTGATTCTTTGAGGTGATAATATTAATGAggtttttagaaatattatgaGCAACAAGAAACAACAAATTCAGAATGCTTTTTGTTTAATAATGGaagtaaataatgtttttaataaatccaGGCATAAAAggactattaaaaaatatgcataaataaatgtaaatttctTATTcctaaacatttaaaatattagcCAACTGAAGAGTTCTTTTCCTTGggacaaatatttaaaaataaaacaaaaaagctaCACATTTATTGTTAAGAAACCAACACGTTCCCCCTAGATTCTGTTGAAGTTACAGGCTGTTCATCTTGTTTAGGGTTATCTATTCCCCTAAATTTGATATTGTGCTTCTCTCTATAATCATTAATTTCTTGTCCCTTTTTACTTATTTGCTCATGAagcttttctataatttctttcagtttttcttgGTTGGTAGTCAATGCTGGTAACACATCTTTTACTGTTCTTTCTGTTAATATGCCGCCGATTAGCCTGAAGCATTTTCGTTcttcatttacattttttaatgtttcaattACCATcctaaaattataaaagtagaggttataaaattaaactataacactataaaatataaatgacgATTTTGTTGATGACCAGTAtgtcattttcatttaatactgatggtaaataaaataaaaatcatcgtTTAAGTAGCGtaatatttcgttttattaaaaataaagcaCATGAGGCACTCACCTGTGTTCATTCAAGTCTACCTCAAATTCTGAGAGTTTTCCTGATAATGCTCTTTGTTCAGCCCTTAAATTCTGAAAACCAGCTAGAATTTCTTCTGGAGTTAGCCCTTTATCAGACttctttttttgaatattcgCCATTCTCTTATAATTTATCTTTTGCACAAATTTGGTAATTTAACAGAATTTTCAATGAACCGTCATTAGTCAgtgacaaatgacaattgaaatttaaaacaagCTTTTAATTATTTGACAAAGCAGTGCATTCCACTAACCTTCCACTCTTTTGGGCGTTCCACATAGCAGCTACGATCGTTGTGGTCGCGGCGAGAAGTCACTCATGACGTTATGACTAATGCTCACGGCGACCCTTGTCAAGAAGTGGGTCAAGTGAGCGTTGAAATAATGAGCGGAATTTTCAAAGCTCGAGCAACGCAGATTGCAACTATGAGAATTTATCTCATTATTTCATGCGGTATGGGATATTTGAACTTGTAAAGCATTCTTGTGACGCAGCATCAAATATTTTACCATCGGCGCtgaagatattttaattttacttacTACTACAAATGACGACATTATTTCTTAAAGCTAtcgctttattttttctgttttgtcatgagttaatatttatctcaacgCTCAAAACGCACCGTAAGCCATTACACTTGGGTTTACGATTATAACGCTCTGGACTAAGTGGTACGGGAAAGATCGTGGTCGTGATTGCTAAGTGGAATGCACCAATAAAGGAAGATTGCATCAAAGAACATACCCCGATATCTTCTGTGGATTGCACCACAAGTCTAAGCGACTATTGGGACATGCATTATGGAGTTGCCTTTTCAAGTAATTTGCGTTGTTACCTGATTTTCGTCTCTTCGTTGAGTTATAATCTAGAGTTTCAATCGTGATTAAAGAcacaaaattagataaaaaaaagttcagCTAGACGATCGTTTTACACCGGTGACATATAATGACTGTGAGCTGGAAGAGGAAAGAAAGAAGTCATTCCTTGTCTAAGGAAGAGACAATCTAGATTTAAAATTATAACctcacaaaataatttataaaaacctcgtgaataaaatgagaattttataaatattttttagtttagtttcaTAATTAGATCTACGATGAAATTCCATTATAAGGTAATTAATAAGAAGtcttataatttgatatatttattcatgttttttagtttcaaaatctATTGGGAACAGTTTATAGAAAGGGAGACTTGTTATTTACTCCAGATGGAAATTCTGTAATAAGTCCAGTAGGAAATCGAATATCAATATTCgatttaaaaaagtataatctttcttattttattgttcctttttatttaaaagttaatttttagtaataaatcACTTACCCTGCCAATTGAAAGTAGATACAACTATACAGCTTTAGATTTAAGTCCCAATGGATGTATATTACTAGCAATAAATGAAGAAGGAGAAGCACATTTAATAAGTCTAGTTTCACAAACTGTAATTCATAAATACAGATTCAAGAGAAAAGTACGAGCAGTAAAGTTTAGTCCAGACGGTAAACATATTGCTGTGTGCAAAGAAAATAATGGTAAATATACTTCTCATTTGAAAGTTCCTTGttgtattttaattatatgcttaataaatatttttagtttttgttttcaagGCGCCAGGCCCTTATTCTGGCGAATTTAATGCTTTTTACATGGAACGGGTATTCCATGGTGCCTATGATGAGACAACTTGTCTTGATTGGTCTTTTGATTCTCGTATTTTAGCAGTAGGATCCAAAGATATGGCTACAAAGCTATATCCTCTTGATAAGTGAGTTATTcagttgtttcaattttttttaatcattgtgtttaaattatgattatataGCTATTTTGCACTATTATTGAATGGTACATTTTTTTAGATGGAGTAATTTTCATATATGCTCTTTAGGCAGCCATACAGAAGGTATAGTTGGTTGTTTCTTTGAAGGAAATAACTATGATATCACCACTATCAGTAGAAATGGACAAATGTGCATTTGGGAATGTAGTTTAGATCCAGAACAATTAGTTGCTAAAGAAGAAATACcttcaaaaaagaagaaggttacatatattatcaaatattgtaatagttctacagatttatttatatttttcattaattacagCAAACAAATGATTCAGACGAAGATGATGTTGATGTAACAAACAGTTTAGAAAAATCTgaagaagaaataacaaaaGCTTTAAAAGAAATAGATGTAAATGATGAAGAATCGAAAGAAACTagcaaattattttacaaaCGATTAGGAAGGCATTATTTAGGAGATGAAGtgagaaaagaaaatagagaagCACTTTTGACATCTGCTGCTTATCACAAAAAgacgaaaattttaattacaggTACTTGAAAAGTAATTTGGACCTTTTTTGTCAACCTATGACTACTGAATGGTATATATAGTTTTAAGAAATTAACAATGACTTTGTGAACACACTGCCTTTGCTAGATCACAATTGTAAATTCCCCAACAAAAATAAtgcataatatttatttttttgatccTAAAACACATTGCaattaatttgagaaaaaattatgagacAGAGGTAGATTTAAAACCCTCTCTGGCCTCAATCACAGCTTAAGAGCATTTGAGTTTGCTTCAAATCTCATTTATGATTCCATTTAGTAAATTGAGAGTGGATTTAATACAGCTTCTAAGCTTCTACTTCTCAAAGAGACACTATTGAACTGAGATGAGGAAAGTTAAATAGCCATATCATGGTGTGGATGCCTATTCTATTCTGTTCATTTGAGATGGGGTGACTTTAAATAAAAGGTTTATGTACCAATAGAATTGATAAGTATTTCATGTATATTTTAATATCGTGGTACagtgattgaatatttttcatatataatcaGCCTTTTGTAGCTCTTGTAGTTGATTCTTTGGGAGTAGAATAGTTTTCGTTTCCTGTAcacatttgttgaaaaaaaggTATTATTATgcataaaagtaaaataatcaCAATCAATGCATGAATTCCCACGAGTATAATGACAGTTTTCTCTCGAGCTGCTTCCTTATCAGATTCTATCAAATCTTCGGGACTATCAATATATGGTGTTATTGATGGATAATCATCATCAGAAGGGGCTACAGCTCTTATTACTACACCAGAAGTACGGTTACTCGcatttgtcattttttcaaattacagtTGTCACatattcatgaaataaatattacaaaaaatggaGTTGTTTTCTCCATAGTAACGActttaaaagaaaacaagaaaaatatcagaTAATGGAAACTGAAAATAAAGAACACGTATTTaggatttgtattttttaaaatttattcaaggtttCTCCACTGGCGCTTTTTTTATCCATGAATTACCTGACGTCAATGTAATCCATTCACTTAGCATATCAGAACAAAAAATCAGTTCCATAGCTCTTAATAATACAGGAGATTGGATAGCGTTAGGTTGCTCTGGATTAGGACAGCTATTAGTCTGGGAATGGCAAAGTAAGTAAACTTAACAACCCTTTTTTACAGATAACAtacaatcaaatttatattttacatcacggatttcaaagaaaaaacatattGCTCATCAGTATTCCTTGACATAAATCATGTCTTTGATAAGGTGTGGTATAAAGGccttcttttcaaaaaaaaattaccttccactttcaaattattcaagTCTTACTTAACAAGCAGACAGTGCAGAACCAGAATCAATAGAGAAAGTCTCAGACACATTGCTGATAAAGTCTGAGGTACTACAGGGCAGCATTCTGGGAACATTAGCTTACCTACAACATAACTTAAAAATCTTAGAAGATTGGATGAGGAAgtggaaaattaaaataattgaaaaaaaatctccaGAAATAATAGTTTGTGAAAGAACTAATGTCCAACAGTCGCTTTATACCAGAAACACATTCAGTCTGTTATCTTGAAATACACCTGGATTCAAAGCATAACTAGAAAGAGTACATCTTTATATAGAAGAAACACATTCATTTGAGCTTCCAAAATTTATATtggttattagaaaaaaaaaatgtaaattaactGTGGACAACCAGATCCTAATTTATAGTTTAGTAAAACCAATATGGACTTATGGCATGGAACTTTGGAGTTGTGCCAGTAAATCAAATATTGCTATCCTCCAGAGGTGTCAATCTAAAATACTTCGTGTAATGGTGAATATACCTTGTTATGTTTCAAATAATACCATACATCACAGAAGAAATCCAGAAGCATTGCAGCAAATATGAGTGACTAGAGGGACATGAGAATCCtctaatacaacttttattagaACTCCAAAGAGAAATAAGTCTTACTATAGATCTTAAATGAAATATAGAGGCTCTTATCACTGGAAGAGATCTTATTGTGCCATTGAGAACTTGGAGATACTGAGTTCTTTGCCAACCGATTAGattatagattttttgattctgatacttgttttaaataaaaaaaatattttgcaaatatctgATTTATTCTAGACAGTTTTTTCATATGATTACACATTTCAGGTGAAACTTATGTAATGAAGCAGCAAGGTCACTCAAATAACATGTCCTGTGTAACATATTCTACAGACGGTCAATTATTAGCTACAGGTGGTGAAGATGGTAAGATAAAGTTATGGAACATTCATTCCGGATTCTGTTTTGTTACTTTCCATGAACATACCAGCGCCGTTACAGGGGTGGCTTTTAGtggtaacaaaaaatttttagtttcgGCGTCTTTGGATAGTACAGTTAGAGCATTTGATGTTATCAGGtaagaatttattttgtataagcATTGACACCTGAAAAGATAGATTGCTGGGAAAGTCGTTTAGGCTTTACTGCCACTCTGAACCTATACCTATacgatattttgtacaagactgCATCTCATTGTTCTGTTTCCAAAATACGTAGACTCCTTCTGAATGAGATTTTTGTGTCCCACTTCTCAAGATACTTAATCTTTTTAGTGACATCGACAGGATATTCACATAGTAAATGCCCCTGAACAGGCAAAATAGATATCTCACCGAGTGATATGATTGTAGATCTTCTAGCAATCAACAAAGATTGAAAGTACTATCTTGCCGCCTGATTGACTGAATTTTGCTTTAGTGAGATAAAAGATTGTTGTGGcaataatttccaatatttaaaaGTATGTGGTTTTTTTAGTAACAACAGTTTTGCAAAGAAATACTTGTCCACTTTCAGTTGTTATTGCTGCACATACTACTAGATTGCTGTAAATGTTCAACTCTCCATAAGTACATAATTCTACACTGTCTTGACATCGGAAAATATCAATATGAATTGTATCCGCATAAAAGTCTTGTTGCTATTATTGACCTCGTTGTTGGCAAAGTATTGTATCTCACTACCCTCAATatgatcaataatttttgatgttttttacaGGATCTCTACAGGATTTTgtgatttatattaaattgtttttaggtaccgtaattttaaaactttcacATCTACCAGGCCTGTGCAGTTTTCTTGTATAGGAGTAGACAGCAGTGGAGAATTTGTAGCAGCTGGAGGTcaggatatttttgaaatttatttgtggTCCGTTAAAACAGGAAGGTTATTAGAAATACTAGCAGGACATGAAGGACCAGTTGTAAGTATTTGAACAACAATTGAAGTGAACAATGTGTCAACTATAGCTCATTTTTAGTCGAGTTTGGTGTTTAGTCCAACTCTAGCAAGTACCGTTATGGTTTCAGTATCATGggataaaacaatgaaaatttggGATGCTATAGAAAAAGGCTCCGCTCATGAAACTATTGATTTAACCTCTGATGGAATGTGTGTTGCTTTCAAACCAGACGGACAAGAGGTAGCAGTTGCCACGTTAAATGGACAAATTACAGTTTTCAATGTAAAGACTTCATTACAAATATCTTCAATTGAAGGAAGAAACGATTTAGGTAGTGGCAGATCGGAAACTGATTTAATAACtgctaaaaaaaatttagaagctAAGTAAGTATTTACTATGACATTCCGTTAAGTTAAATTCTCAATTGctaacgttttttatttttttttaggtcTTTTACTTCTTTGTGTTGGTCAGCTGACGGAGAATCGATAATAGCTGGAGGGCAATCAAAAAATGTTTGCATATATAATGTAAAAGAGGGTTTGATacttaaaaaattcgaaattaccCAGAATAGATCATTAGATGCAGTAGATGTAagtatatcaaatattaattcaCTGGATGTTGACTTTAGTGTTAACTTAAAATTTTAGGATTTCATAAACCGTAGAAAACTCACGGAATTCGACAACATAGCATTAATAGAAGAACGAGAAGAGAGAGAAGGCGGTAACGTCGCTATAAAATTGCCGGGAGTTCGTAAAGGTGACATGTCTGCAAGGAGTATCAAGCCGGAAATTAGAGTATTTTCTTTGCAATTTTCACCAACTGGTCAATCGTGGGTGGCCGCTACTACCGAAGGACTGCTGATATACGGATTAAACAGTTCCTTTGTATTTGATCCTTGGGATTTACAAATTGGAATTACACCTAAAACTATCAGGGATGCtattaaagaagaagattatATTAACGGTAAATTAGAATTGTTGTAAAATATATGTAGAgaagttttataattattactttAGTATGTAGATTTCAAACTTGAATGAATCTAGTAGTAGTTATATGTGACATTTTTCGAACTTGCATTATTTGTATTAACTCTCCATTCGAGTAGATCGAATTTAATACTTTTAATGCTCGAGTATAACTCAATATCtaaatatattctaattatttttagcATTAATGATGTCTCTGAAGTTGAATGAAGTAAATTTGATTCAGGAAGTTATTGAGAGCATTCCACTTAAAGATAGTAAGTATATATTGTTTCAGTAAATAAGCTGGGGATACGTTCCATCAAAGTAGAGCATAATGTGAAACAGCGCTAAACGAGGCTATCTTAACATGTAAATTATGGGGTTAGGGGAAGATGGATAGAAAATTGGTTAGGTATTAAATttaatgacaataataacaagaataacaataaaaccatttatttcttacaaaaataaaaactatataaacaACCCAAGGAAGTGAATTTTCGGGAACAGCCCTTTTAATGCTATCCCCGATTAACTATTCGTAAATAACCTAAACATAACTTTTTACTAGCTGAATATTGCCATTTCCATATCGCTTTTTGccgttaattatttaaaaaaaaaatagggtGGCCCGTTAACTTGAGTATTAAGATAGCTGGTCTCCCCATTGCTCCTCTTTTTACAATAGCTAAAACTAGATAATAGCCGCTTGATTTGCCCTTCATGAAAACATCATTGCGACCCTCAGAATAATTAACGGCAAATTCTGGAAATTTCACGGCAAAAAAGAGCAGTTTTTGAGCTTGTCAGaatctatttctttttataagtTGGCCCGCTAACTTGACAGACCTGATTTGGATATGTTATTTGGAAACCTAGCGCTGCGCACAATTTCGAAGAATCTCTGGGTTGAAATAAACTGAAACAGCGTTAAGCGGGGTCTTACtgtatttttaaaaccaaaaatagctgccgatttaaaaaaaaaacgacagaAAATTGCATGTATTACCAATTAATTGACACCGTGGAGTCCACTATGTTCCATGGGAGCAAAATAGGAACGAAGCATGCCGGGAACTCTCCAATGAGCCCAGAACCCATCCTACAAGAACTGGTGAGTGATGTCCGCAAGATCCAGCTTGTTTAGGTGCCTGATCATTCGGGCAACGATGGAACGGATTTGCTCACTAGATTGGGATAGGCAAATACACCAAAGAGTCCAGAACCCAGTCTTGGTGTGGCCAGAAATGTTGCTATTACATCTCTCAACAGTCTGTTTGCTAGGCAAGCTCTGCAGATCCGGATAGAAATACCTGGTAGGAGACAAACTAAGGCAGACATAGATGCCTCAATCAACTGCTTcactttaaaaaagtttttataactgatatgtaaattttaaagcagaaacagttttttatgatcttgtatatttcaaatttctatctggatctaagaaatttttgtgatttcaaTGGACATGTTGATTTTGGTACAAATTACTTCTTCATAGTTTAAAATCGATTTGTGCCTAAATATTTTACTCAATTTTAGTTGAATTGTTAGTGAgagatttagaagaaaaatatatagaaagatTACTGATAATAATTGCAACTTTTGTGGAAGAATCTAGACATTTGGAGTACTATCTTTGTTGGGTACAACAAATCTTAACATTGCACGGACCAAAAATTAATCCACAAAAAATGTTACCAAGTTTATTAGCTCTGGAAAAGAGTTTGGTCAGGAAAAATGAacagttatataaaatgtaagcatattaagtttttattaatttctctaaatatttttaaaaatagtgacattgaaattttttattgtttagaaTATTGATATCCTGTTGAACTTTTATGTTCATCTCAGACAACTGGTTTAATGaggaaaataatagagaaattgaatcatttattgaatgatactatttgtagaaaattattttttttcagctGCGATTATAACAAATACACTCTAAAATATGTGGCAAGTCTTGGCGATacaattaataagaaaaatgaacttaaaatggaaattgagaccgaagatgaagaagaaagtgATTTGGAGATagaatagaaaattgttttataaattgattaataaaagCGATCTAAAACCTcagtttgtttatattattttttacatatataatGATTTCAGTCCAGTATCCAGTGAAACTAATTGATTTTTATCtctatttgatttgaattttctagTAGGTGAATTCaactttcaatcaaaatatcatCATCAATTTCTCTTGAGTAGAAAGTTTATTAAACTAGTTTGAGAATAATAAGTACTATaaaattttagattaaaatgaaatttttatattttaatcacctaattattattcaaatttactgTTCTCATTTGGGGTGGTTCAGACAGGCTCTTCATTTAAAAATAGGCAACCgactattatattttatattgatattcaGGTTGTAGGTGATCTACTGATTAATGTATATTTAGGTGGGTCTCTTAACCTGTTATTTGCCAAtctgcaagaaattgcatgcaatctCTTGCAAGATCAAAGGCTTTTGTCAATGCACCTGGCTGCCACGCTCTCGTCTATTCTGTCAACACTCCAAAATGAAAGTAAAGAAGTGAACGCTagtaaaagaaatgaataaGGTTAGAATCACCACAGAAGATGAAAAAGTCAAGTTTCCAAAAGTGTTCCAACCCATAAGGTGATCTGACTGacatttgattgatttttaatgcaaaaaatgaGTTGATTTCTTCCTAGAAttgcaaattataaataaaaatgaggtGAAACTCGTAATAGACCGGGAGGGATTAGAGCAGTGATTATCCGTGATTAACTGATTCCTGTCTTTTGGATTACTGAAAGAGTATAGAAAGTACTTAGAGGAAAACTCTTTGGGTTTCTATTGAGCTTTTCCTGGAAAAATGATA
The window above is part of the Diorhabda sublineata isolate icDioSubl1.1 chromosome 3, icDioSubl1.1, whole genome shotgun sequence genome. Proteins encoded here:
- the LOC130442113 gene encoding prefoldin subunit 2, whose protein sequence is MANIQKKKSDKGLTPEEILAGFQNLRAEQRALSGKLSEFEVDLNEHRMVIETLKNVNEERKCFRLIGGILTERTVKDVLPALTTNQEKLKEIIEKLHEQISKKGQEINDYREKHNIKFRGIDNPKQDEQPVTSTESRGNVLVS
- the LOC130441948 gene encoding periodic tryptophan protein 2 homolog; the encoded protein is MKFHYKFQNLLGTVYRKGDLLFTPDGNSVISPVGNRISIFDLKNNKSLTLPIESRYNYTALDLSPNGCILLAINEEGEAHLISLVSQTVIHKYRFKRKVRAVKFSPDGKHIAVCKENNVFVFKAPGPYSGEFNAFYMERVFHGAYDETTCLDWSFDSRILAVGSKDMATKLYPLDKWSNFHICSLGSHTEGIVGCFFEGNNYDITTISRNGQMCIWECSLDPEQLVAKEEIPSKKKKQTNDSDEDDVDVTNSLEKSEEEITKALKEIDVNDEESKETSKLFYKRLGRHYLGDEVRKENREALLTSAAYHKKTKILITGFSTGAFFIHELPDVNVIHSLSISEQKISSIALNNTGDWIALGCSGLGQLLVWEWQSETYVMKQQGHSNNMSCVTYSTDGQLLATGGEDGKIKLWNIHSGFCFVTFHEHTSAVTGVAFSGNKKFLVSASLDSTVRAFDVIRYRNFKTFTSTRPVQFSCIGVDSSGEFVAAGGQDIFEIYLWSVKTGRLLEILAGHEGPVSSLVFSPTLASTVMVSVSWDKTMKIWDAIEKGSAHETIDLTSDGMCVAFKPDGQEVAVATLNGQITVFNVKTSLQISSIEGRNDLGSGRSETDLITAKKNLEAKSFTSLCWSADGESIIAGGQSKNVCIYNVKEGLILKKFEITQNRSLDAVDDFINRRKLTEFDNIALIEEREEREGGNVAIKLPGVRKGDMSARSIKPEIRVFSLQFSPTGQSWVAATTEGLLIYGLNSSFVFDPWDLQIGITPKTIRDAIKEEDYINALMMSLKLNEVNLIQEVIESIPLKDIELLVRDLEEKYIERLLIIIATFVEESRHLEYYLCWVQQILTLHGPKINPQKMLPSLLALEKSLVRKNEQLYKICDYNKYTLKYVASLGDTINKKNELKMEIETEDEEESDLEIE